AGTTGTTGAAGCAGTTGGTTCTATCCTGCCAGAAACAGGTCACCATATATGTGTCTATCAGATGCACCAGAATACCCTAAAACACCTTAGCCACATAGTGAAGGATGCTGATGCCTTTTCCAATGATTTTAGAAGTTGTATTTATGATCACAATGATGAGGATGATTTCATTCATGCTTGGGAAGCTATGCTAGATAAATATAACCTCAAGCAAAATGAGTGGTTGAGGTGGATGTATCGAGAAAAGGAGAAATGGGCTGTGGTATATGGTAAGAATAGATTTTTTATTGACATGAAATGTTCACATCTAGGTGAGAGCTTATCTAACAAGTTGAGAAGTTATCTCAACGATGGCCAGGATGTGCTTCAATTTTTCAAGCACTTTGAGAGGGTGATGGATGAGCAACGCCACAAAGAAATCAAAGCTACTCATAAAATGAGCCACTGCAAGCCAGAATTGATGGGGAATGTGATTTTGTTAAAGCATGCAAGTGAAATCTATACACCGAAGGCATTTGAAGTATTTCAGCATGAGTATGAAGAGTGTTTGAATGTTGTTGCTAATCAGTGTAGTCAAAATGGATATTTATCTGAATACAAAGTTAATACTTTCGGAAAAAGTCAAGAATATATTGTAACATTTGATTCTTCAGATGATTTAGTCATTTGCAGTTGTATGAAGTTTGAATATGTTGGGTTTCTTTGTAGCCATGCACTAAGAGTGCTTGATCATAGGAATATAAAGGTGGTTCCGTCCCGATATATATTAAAGAGATGGACGAAAGATGCAAGGATTGGATGTGCTCAAGACGATAGTGATTTTATCATACAAGAAAATCCTAAGTTGGTAGCAGCAAGTCGTTATAGAGATATGTGTCGTAGCATACTCAATTTGTCTGCCAGAGCAGCTGAATCTTATGATGCATTCCATTTTGCTTCAGGGCAACTGAATGAAACAATCGAAGGGGTGGAGAAGATCTTGGCACAAAAAGCTGAGGATGCTCAAGTTATTGCCTCAAGTAGCAGTGCTGCAACTGCTCCCGATAGTGAAAACGTGGAGATTTTCCTAGATGGAAATGCCATTGATGACCAGGAAAAAAGTTGCAGAACACAGagtaaaaaggaaaatgaggcTACTGAGCCACATAGACATAAACAGAAAAGCATTTTGCAGAGAGGCTTGAAGAATAGAAGAATTCAGAATGAGGGATCAAACTCCCCGAACACAATTACCTGCATTTCTAGTTCCTCACCAACAAATGTTTCACCTCAAGCCTCTGTCTCTGCTCCTGTTATGCAGGTGATATTTAGCTTACCTAGATAAAATAATGTCTAGAACTAGTTATGTTTACTCGCTtctatgattaaattattaaatcatcCAAAATGCCTTACACAGAGGTTATTCAACTTCGAAGCCAATCAAGTTGTCCAGTGTGTAGACCAACAGTCTACTTTGGGTATCGAGCAAACGCCCCATGCTGAAGTTTACCAGAATCCTAACTTCTATACAGATCAACATGGCTCGCCAAACCAAACTCAATTACTCCAGGTAACGTATTATGCTTTACTTTGTGATGCACTCTGAAACATGTGCTTTTTGTAATAGACAAGGAGGATATTCTCTATGCAGGACAAGCCTTTAATTCATGGCACATAACATGATTCTGTGTCAAACTACTGCCAGCTGAGGCAGGTATATGCAATGAAGTGGGAACCTGAATAATCATCATTagtttggctgattatttgtCATCTCCTTCAAACTCGGATCTCTAATCTGCTTGTGTTGTTTCCCACTTGCAGGCTATGGAACTTGACATTCAACCTTCAcattcatcttcatttttgctTTATGATGACGGAGATAGAACTTACTGACATTCCATTTCTTGGGCCCAAAGGGAAGAATAGAACATGTTCTATTATCTTGTCAATATAGTTGTTTTTGTACAGTTCTTAAATGATAAGGATATTTTCACCTAATAGCCAGAATGtcaatatgatatttataatatacatgTAACCaattcatataaccatttcgTATGGTCATTTCAAAGTATTAACCTTAAAACAACATGATTCAACAATTCCAAGTCagtaaacaaaaatattcaGATAttcagaattttaatttttcactgtgCACGAAAATTATTTTCGAATCGGATTTTTTTCAACACAACAATCAGATTGgatatggggtgttacatttagtgataTTAGAGCTATAAGTTTAGCTGATTCTCGAACTAAATTGAACTTTGAATTTAGTCTAGAAGTACATGTCAAAGATCAAATCAAGTTTAAGTTGAGATTTGGTAAAATCAATCCAACTTTCAACCGTataggaagaaaaaaaagtgtttcTTCCCCCTCCTATTTATGAAGCTATGCTACTTAAAAATTCAAACTCTTATTGATCAGATTTAGATTGGGtactatatatttttagattattttttagtttgggatttttaatttcatattttatgtattttttagtataaattatgaatttagtctttgtaGTCTAATTTGGTCAACTTTAACTTTTgtatcttttcaaattttaaattttaaatgtgattCAAAAGGTcgtactttaaaaaaataattatatcaaacaaatctttaaaaaatcataaatttatttatttattgaaactataaaaaatatttttgagaattataattatgtaaaaaaatttaaaatcataaaatcctTTAAACAATTAACCTAAGTTGAGTTAggttaaatttctaaaattataaaaatatcaaaagttcttttacaaaattctgtattttcgttattttatttttgaaattataaaaatatttttaaaactataatcaTGTAAactatattttgaaattttcatttaaaaaaatatctttcaAACCCTTTTACTTTCTAAAAAAccctttcttcttttcaaaatttcataaaattgtaAACGAATCCCAGTGAAGTTCTAACAAATTTTAAGACTTGTCTGTTGTTTGATTGATGAGATAATTTTGTTTGGTTCATGAGAAAATTTGGGATAGTTGGTGAGGAAATTGGggaatatttttagttaaactttttatttaatttctgatttactttttatttttataattattttattattatatatttaatatatttttatatttttataaaatacaaagtaaattttttgtatattttaaatttattataacctttttataaatatttatgtatttttttatttttaaaaattagaactaAACTAAGATAATTTGTAATGTTGagggttttttattattataaaatcatgACTACATTGACacaatatgtaaaagttgagggccaaatatgttattataccaattttcaAACTGCTACCCCACCCTTCCATCAACTACTTAACAACACTTAACGGAAATGGACAAAAAAAGAAGCCAAACTTGATTAGTTGGGTGgccattttgaaaattttaaaagttgagtgatcattttaaaaaatttaaaagtttagtgGCCAAAAAGAACTTCCACATAGTTGCAatgtaatttacctaaaaaaaatatataagaaacgCCTACCAAGTAGGGATGACAAAATCAGAACCACTCAATGGATTCTGAATCAATTCGCTCCAAATGGAgtgaatttttcctttttaaaggTGGATGCGAGGCAGGACGAGGtggattttttcttttgaatagtGAGTATGAAGTGGTTATGGTGATTCTACCAAGGAGAAGTCTGTCGAGGATGTCACGACACAAGTTAGGCGGTATCGCGACATAGCCCTAAAGACACCAAGAATAAAGCAAATTGCctttgatgtcgcgacataggcTTGAGGGTGTCGCAACATAGTTGCGTCGAGGCCAATTTAATGAGCAAGTGTATTTTCGTCTACACAACCAAAATTAACATGCTCAACCATCCTTACTTGACCTAGTTAGGTCATAATACATGTAATCCATAAATACTCGCTCAGAACAAGACATTAGGGGACTTTCAGAGGCACTCTTAGGTTTTATTTCCATTCTtagtttttacttagtttattttatgttattgtaATCAGAAGATCCTATTTCGAAGTGAGACCTTCACGAGTAGAGATAGTTTTGGAGCCACGCTTTCATTGATAAATTCATGAGCATCTCTTTCCtttattctattctttatatttctttctttaacattgttaattgaATGTCTGTGTAAAGGTTAGAATTAGTTTAtgctttatacatatttaacatGTTTCAACtgttttaatcttaattaattgattgacaTGTAGAGTTTAATCTAGATTGGTTAGATCTAGTTGAGTGCAATTAAACCTTAGGATTGaagaccctaggaagtcatctagGTAAGAATGAACCCGAAATCGGTATTGCCTACTAAATATTACTTAGCAGATTAGTGGTTAGGGAAGGAAGACTTAAATCCTAAGCCTGACGACCATAGGAAGTCATATAGGTGGAAATTAACCTGATATCGATATTGCCTATCCGTGAAAACCTTACCCTACGCCAATTTGAACTGTGTCATTGAGAGGTGAATAGTTCATGCCGACTAGTTAGATTAGTAGAAGGCTGAGAAGTCTTGCTATGTTAATTAGTAACCAACTATTTAGAATcctacatcaataattaatcagGTAAAACAATTGGATCTAGACTAAAGGAACTCGCtataacacctctaacccgaaTTTGTCGTCaaaatagggttatggagcattaccatagttttcaaatcaaacggacaaaattttcaatcatttcgaaacatatcaatatttatataaaaaaaccaatcaaaatcattcatattgTCCCATATACGAGCCattgaggcccaaaatatgcattagaaacaagtcgggactaaatcggaaacttaaagaatttttcaaaaaatattgaaaattttcaacactacaGGGGTCGCAAGGCagtgtgggcatttgaaatagagacacacgaccaagccatacgcccgtgtgccaggccgtgtaacagcttgacttgcaaccctttgaaaggtACAGGGGACACAAGGCCGTGTCATCTGcttgtgtgtcacacacggctgagacacacgcccgtgtgggcaaaaatagaccattttacaagccatttttctcacccagtTTGTCATGTACCTATAACCAACTTTGCATATATAATCAAGCCATAATAAGGCATCCAAATCAAGCATAaacaagatatatatatatatatatatatatatatggtaaagtttcatacaaccaatatgctttaggcacctcaaatgacaacatgTAAATATGTTTAATCATGTACTTTATTTGTCCAAAATACTTATCTCACTTATAGGCACAGTAGTATCAATACATGACATTTGGTTACCTTACCAAAGCATACCAAATGGTACCGAATAACCACTCAATTACTAGCctttacatacatatatgtgttctataaaaaaataccaattcacaacaagTTATAAGGCATATATAATATGCACATTCAActatt
The window above is part of the Gossypium raimondii isolate GPD5lz chromosome 9, ASM2569854v1, whole genome shotgun sequence genome. Proteins encoded here:
- the LOC105798513 gene encoding protein FAR1-RELATED SEQUENCE 5 isoform X1; this translates as MLIIVSLFKSNISSPSATPRSMNKDDDDLGGPHEEDLDNRAQTSDQLDLNVEQECRSPKVNHVDSTHSNLPSKVETDADGVLRVGIEFESDEHAYRFYNKYARLSGFSVRKDWVNRSKIHGQVVSRKFTCSKEGYRRTDQRDVIVKKHRKETRTGCLAHMIITRKPNGKYRLSHFEANHNHDNINPYNGHALQLQKDLCFVHVPETEQPNNLETQNPAFDLTSKILVRESLECLPMDYFNHLRSERVRDMKEGEAGCLLHYFQRQHFENPSFFYAILLDINDKVSNIFWADDNMVVDYNYFGDVVLLDMRFRTNKDYKPFVQFIGVNHHNQALIFSAALLYDDTVESLKWLFHTFLEAMSGKKPKVILTDQDATVVEAVGSILPETGHHICVYQMHQNTLKHLSHIVKDADAFSNDFRSCIYDHNDEDDFIHAWEAMLDKYNLKQNEWLRWMYREKEKWAVVYGKNRFFIDMKCSHLGESLSNKLRSYLNDGQDVLQFFKHFERVMDEQRHKEIKATHKMSHCKPELMGNVILLKHASEIYTPKAFEVFQHEYEECLNVVANQCSQNGYLSEYKVNTFGKSQEYIVTFDSSDDLVICSCMKFEYVGFLCSHALRVLDHRNIKVVPSRYILKRWTKDARIGCAQDDSDFIIQENPKLVAASRYRDMCRSILNLSARAAESYDAFHFASGQLNETIEGVEKILAQKAEDAQVIASSSSAATAPDSENVEIFLDGNAIDDQEKSCRTQSKKENEATEPHRHKQKSILQRGLKNRRIQNEGSNSPNTITCISSSSPTNVSPQASVSAPVMQRLFNFEANQVVQCVDQQSTLGIEQTPHAEVYQNPNFYTDQHGSPNQTQLLQAMELDIQPSHSSSFLLYDDGDRTY
- the LOC105798513 gene encoding protein FAR1-RELATED SEQUENCE 5 isoform X2; amino-acid sequence: MLIIVSLFKSNISSPSATPRSMNKDDDDLGGPHEEDLDNRAQTSDQLDLNVEQECRSPKVNHVDSTHSNLPSKVETDADGVLRVGIEFESDEHAYRFYNKYARLSGFSVRKDWVNRSKIHGQVVSRKFTCSKEGYRRTDQRDVIVKKHRKETRTGCLAHMIITRKPNGKYRLSHFEANHNHDNINPYNGHALQLQKDLCFVHVPETEQPNNLETQNPAFDLTSKILVRESLECLPMDYFNHLRSERVRDMKEGEAGCLLHYFQRQHFENPSFFYAILLDINDKVSNIFWADDNMVVDYNYFGDVVLLDMRFRTNKDYKPFVQFIGVNHHNQALIFSAALLYDDTVESLKWLFHTFLEAMSGKKPKVILTDQDATVVEAVGSILPETGHHICVYQMHQNTLKHLSHIVKDADAFSNDFRSCIYDHNDEDDFIHAWEAMLDKYNLKQNEWLRWMYREKEKWAVVYGKNRFFIDMKCSHLGESLSNKLRSYLNDGQDVLQFFKHFERVMDEQRHKEIKATHKMSHCKPELMGNVILLKHASEIYTPKAFEVFQHEYEECLNVVANQCSQNGYLSEYKVNTFGKSQEYIVTFDSSDDLVICSCMKFEYVGFLCSHALRVLDHRNIKVVPSRYILKRWTKDARIGCAQDDSDFIIQENPKLVAASRYRDMCRSILNLSARAAESYDAFHFASGQLNETIEGVEKILAQKAEDAQVIASSSSAATAPDSENVEIFLDGNAIDDQEKSCRTQSKKENEATEPHRHKQKSILQRGLKNRRIQNEGSNSPNTITCISSSSPTNVSPQASVSAPVMQRLFNFEANQVVQCVDQQSTLGIEQTPHAEVYQNPNFYTDQHGSPNQTQLLQDKPLIHGT